From Trichoderma atroviride chromosome 1, complete sequence, one genomic window encodes:
- a CDS encoding uncharacterized protein (EggNog:ENOG41) has product MASNSYSAESLFRVDGLVAVITGGGSGLGRITAHALAANGAKAVYVLGRREDALAATKDTSPSPEVIRPLVCDVTSKDSLKAAADRVREELGYCDVVFANSGAITADNSSIMSNLNNLDLKSIQEGLWAYDMEDFTQSFHVNVTAAFYTVLAFLDLLDEGNKRAVVPQKSQAIITGSVASYSRLPKAGFAYGGSKAAAVQVAKQLATLLAPHKIRVNSIVPGIYPSEMTERDIKASSADVRREGSFPASFVPLERFGREEEFAGAMLFLTSKAGGYVDGSVLLTDGGRLSITTSTY; this is encoded by the coding sequence ATGGCTTCGAATTCATACAGCGCCGAGTCCCTCTTCCGGGTCGATGGCCTCGTTGCCGTCATCACTGGCGGAGGCTCTGGTCTGGGCAGAATCACGGCCCATGCCCTCGCTGCCAACGGAGCGAAAGCGGTCTACGTTCTTGGACGGCGAGAAGATGCCCTGGCGGCAACAAAAGACACGAGTCCCAGTCCAGAGGTTATCAGACCTCTTGTTTGCGACGTCACTTCCAAAGACTCTCTGAAAGCGGCCGCGGATCGAGTCCGTGAAGAGCTGGGCTACTGCGATGTCGTCTTTGCAAATAGCGGAGCGATCACGGCGGACAACTCGAGCATCATGAGCAATCTCAACAACCTCGATCTCAAGTCCATCCAAGAGGGACTCTGGGCGTACGACATGGAGGATTTCACGCAGTCTTTTCACGTCAACGTCACCGCGGCCTTCTACACTGTCCTTGCATTCCTGGATCTCCTCGACGAGGGAAACAAGAGGGCCGTCGTGCCGCAAAAGTCCCAGGCCATCATCACGGGCTCTGTAGCATCCTATTCACGCCTACCCAAGGCGGGATTTGCCtacggcggcagcaaggcaGCGGCGGTGCAGGTGGCCAAGCAGCTCGCgacgctgctggcgccgCACAAGATCAGAGTCAACTCCATCGTGCCAGGAATATACCCCAGCGAGATGACTGAGCGCGATATCAAAGCTTCGTCCGCGGATGTTCGGCGAGAGGGGAGCTTTCCTGCGTCTTTTGTGCCGCTGGAGCGGTTTGGCAGGGAGGAAGAGTTTGCGGGCGCGATGCTGTTTCTGACGAGCAAGGCGGGAGGATACGTGGATGGGAGCGTGCTGTTGACAGACGGAGGACGGTTGAGCATCACGACATCTACGTATTGA
- a CDS encoding uncharacterized protein (EggNog:ENOG41) translates to MPIPSSEGEDSVSLCFSLIWRRKPIRKSQVLLHSKLVLSLYIQEPIIIFQYRTMASLIRKLFRRKEPAPLVCSVALDDEGNPVGDHADHVHTDACFVNFEPLAIAELFQSQSCQSCPPALPGIHAGTADPNVLLLTYPVTIFDHTGWKDTFSSLSNDSRQRAYAKRWARNNLFTPQVVVNGIVDGSGRQKEEIQALIQQAREASKARDFHVYLDANDTEVRIDTDKQEAPPHEVSYIVYTQKEQVVKPTKGINKGKKIPHRNVVESVTKIGDWIGGNATWSLPAPRSALGPDQGAAVILTEGGLGGPIIAAAKV, encoded by the coding sequence ATGCCCATCCCCTCTTCGGAAGGAGAAGACTCAGTCTCATTGTGCTTCTCATTAATCTGGCGTCGCAAGCCTATTCGCAAATCTCAAGTGCTTTTACACTCAAAGCTGGTTCTCAGTCTCTATATCCAAGAACCAATAATCATCTTTCAATACCGCACAATGGCTTCTCTTATCCGCAAGCTCTTCCGCCGCAAGGAGCCGGCCCCGCTGGTCTGCTCTGTGGCTCTAGATGACGAAGGAAACCCTGTTGGTGACCATGCCGACCATGTTCACACGGATGCCTGCTTCGTCAACTTTGAGCCTCTTGCAATTGCGGAGCTGTTCCAGTCGCAATCGTGCCAGTCGTGCCCTCCAGCCCTGCCCGGCATCCATGCCGGTACCGCAGACCCCAACGTGCTGCTCTTGACCTATCCCGTCACCATCTTTGACCACACGGGCTGGAAGGATaccttctccagcctctccaACGATTCCCGCCAGCGAGCCTATGCCAAGAGGTGGGCTCGAAACAATCTCTTCACTCCTCAGGTCGTCGTCAACGGCATCGTCGATGGCAGTGGCCGACAGAAGGAAGAGATTCAGGCCCTTATTCAACAGGCCCGAGAAGCCTCCAAGGCTCGCGACTTCCACGTCTACCTGGACGCAAACGATACCGAAGTCCGTATCGACACGGACAAGCAAGAAGCTCCCCCGCACGAAGTGTCGTACATTGTCTACACGCAAAAGGAGCAGGTCGTCAAGCCTACCAAGGGTATcaacaagggcaagaagatcCCCCACCGCAACGTGGTGGAATCGGTCACCAAGATTGGCGACTGGATCGGCGGGAACGCAACTTGGTCTCTGCCTGCGCCGAGAAGTGCGCTGGGTCCGGACCAGGGCGCGGCGGTTATCCTCACGGAGGGAGGCCTTGGAGGACCGATTATTGCGGCGGCCAAGGTTTAA
- a CDS encoding uncharacterized protein (EggNog:ENOG41) codes for MTLTKSFSVSGKTAIVTGAGSGINLAFAQLLLSHKCNVVFADLELRPEAKDVVSKHQSEDKAQASFIKTDVTSWTDLSNMFSFALEKHGDIDIVCPGAGVYEPHWSNFWHPPGSSESRDAVDKGHYGLLDINLTHPIRVTQMAISHWLYPRPPTEGSKFTTAPPKASPSNPKRVIHISSVAAQIPVWRAPLYAASKFGLSGFVRSVARLEPLFGVRVNAVAPGIVQTPLWTEHPEKLININLSQDAWVTPQEVAQAMLRCIEDNENVGGTVLEVGAGNTRKVDAFNDPGPDRDPRKGLITSNNEFGDGEVLDWLQDEGVWGPHL; via the exons ATGACATTGACCAAGTCGTTTTCGGTCTCTGGAAAAACTGCCATCGTAACTGGCGCCGGCTCAG GCATAAACCTCGCATTTGCccaacttcttctctcccacaAATGCAATGTCGTATTTGCAGATTTGGAGCTGCGgccagaagcaaaagatgtCGTCTCGAAACACCAGAGCGAGGACAAAGCTCAAGCCTCGTTTATCAAAACGGACGTAACCTCGTGGACTGATCTTTCCAACATGTTTAGTTTTGCGCTTGAGAAGCATGGAGACATCGACATTGTTTGCCCGGGCGCAGGTGTGTACGAGCCTCACTGGTCGAATTTCTGGCATCCGCCTGGCTCTAGCGAAAGTCGAGATGCGGTCGACAAAGGTCACTATGGGCTGCTGGACATCAACCTGACGCATCCTATTCGCGTAACGCAAATGGCGATATCGCACTGGCTGTATCCTCGACCGCCAACTGAAGGCTCCAAGTTCACCACAGCGCCGCCCAAGGCGTCTCCCAGCAACCCCAAGAGGGTCATCCACATTTCGTCAGTTGCCGCTCAGATACCCGTCTGGAGAGCTCCGCTGTACGCCGCATCCAAGTTTGGTCTTTCGGGCTTTGTTCGCAGCGTCGCGCGGCTAGAGCCTCTGTTTGGCGTGCGAGTCAACGCCGTCGCGCCTGGAATCGTTCAGACTCCTCTCTGGACGGAGCATCCAGAAAAGCTGATCAACATTAATCTGTCCCAAGACGCATGGGTGACTCCGCAGGAAGTGGCGCAGGCAATGCTCAGATGCATCGAGGACAATGAGAATGTCGGAGGAACAGTTTTGGAGGTTGGCGCTGGCAACACTAGAAAAGTCGATGCATTCAACGACCCAGGCCCAGACCGAGATCCCAGAAAGGGGCTGATTACCAGCAACAATGAatttggcgatggagaagtgCTTGATTGGCTCCAGGACGAAGGCGTTTGGGGACCTCATCTATAG